In a genomic window of Halobiforma lacisalsi AJ5:
- a CDS encoding toll/interleukin-1 receptor domain-containing protein, translating to MPGEQLYVSHAPGDVELVQELFATVKNFPIGVHVALEEVESGRSRKRLEGRIANSDVVVAVLTERSEHNQWIHQEIGYARAKGIPIVPMYDSEKRRAGFVDDAEGVAIDRENPSVTVFNLLSRLRSELAPLGALSVPNWYVQFPCTVPNCEQPVVLEIDRDQTKLWKLHRNGHRLSADCDGCGSRYYFDPGTIGYLGREEPNGRRQ from the coding sequence ATGCCGGGGGAACAGCTCTACGTCTCGCACGCGCCGGGCGACGTCGAACTCGTCCAGGAGCTGTTCGCTACGGTCAAGAACTTCCCCATCGGGGTCCACGTCGCCCTCGAGGAGGTCGAGTCGGGCCGCTCGCGGAAGCGACTCGAGGGCCGGATCGCCAACAGCGACGTCGTCGTCGCAGTGTTGACCGAGCGTTCGGAGCACAACCAGTGGATCCATCAGGAGATCGGCTACGCCCGGGCGAAGGGGATCCCGATCGTTCCGATGTACGACAGCGAAAAGCGACGCGCCGGCTTCGTCGACGACGCGGAGGGCGTCGCGATCGATCGGGAGAACCCCTCGGTGACGGTGTTCAACCTGCTCAGTCGGCTCCGCAGCGAACTCGCGCCCCTCGGCGCGCTGTCGGTACCCAACTGGTACGTGCAGTTTCCCTGTACGGTTCCGAACTGTGAGCAACCGGTCGTCCTCGAGATCGACCGGGACCAGACGAAACTCTGGAAACTCCACCGCAACGGCCACCGGCTGTCGGCCGACTGTGACGGCTGTGGCTCGCGGTACTATTTCGACCCGGGGACGATCGGCTACCTCGGTCGCGAGGAACCGAACGGCCGCCGGCAGTAA
- a CDS encoding J domain-containing protein has product MSGQRRTRTACDGCDRTVPEAEATTVTMPGGERVTCCPECAEHARAVTDRADDRSAPLDSARTRSGSRTRTTPSSPDSGGSEPRSGDSSNAGRTGTSSARSGSSTRVTESTGNSSIDHQRATCDGCAQSVPETDLETLMVTDGTTLSCCRSCAIEAAKRDDVFRPGGVDRDSGSGPDSSTRTETGTTNASDVSSSRSDSSDDGIDGTGSSLTDDCDSDRDRDRDRTRNRCTQCRDAVAVERYRVTTIDGRTEWLCPACKDEAEENGILESVAMRTTRAREVLGVGDDATLEEIHEAYRVQVKRAHPDRRSGSRSAFQLVTDAYERLREAEDDA; this is encoded by the coding sequence GTGTCGGGGCAACGACGAACGCGAACCGCGTGTGACGGCTGTGATCGGACAGTCCCCGAAGCGGAGGCGACGACGGTGACGATGCCCGGCGGGGAGCGGGTGACCTGCTGTCCCGAGTGTGCCGAACACGCGCGGGCGGTGACGGACCGGGCCGACGACCGCTCGGCGCCGCTCGATTCGGCCCGCACCCGTTCCGGCTCCCGTACTCGCACGACCCCCTCCTCCCCCGATTCCGGCGGCTCCGAACCCCGGTCCGGCGACTCCTCGAACGCCGGGCGAACCGGCACCTCGAGCGCCCGCTCCGGGAGTTCTACTCGGGTCACGGAGTCGACCGGTAACTCCTCGATCGATCACCAGCGAGCCACCTGCGACGGGTGTGCCCAGTCCGTTCCCGAGACGGACCTCGAGACGCTCATGGTGACCGACGGAACGACGCTCTCCTGTTGTCGGTCGTGTGCGATCGAGGCTGCGAAACGGGACGACGTGTTCCGGCCGGGCGGCGTGGACCGCGATAGCGGATCCGGGCCCGACTCGAGCACCCGGACCGAGACGGGGACGACGAATGCATCGGACGTCTCGAGTTCCCGTTCCGACTCGAGTGACGACGGCATCGATGGCACCGGCTCCTCGCTGACCGACGACTGTGACTCCGACCGGGACCGAGATCGAGACCGAACCCGAAACCGGTGTACGCAGTGTCGCGACGCCGTCGCCGTCGAACGCTACCGCGTCACGACGATCGACGGCCGAACCGAGTGGCTCTGTCCCGCCTGCAAGGACGAGGCCGAGGAAAACGGTATCCTCGAGTCGGTGGCCATGCGGACGACGCGGGCCCGCGAGGTCCTCGGCGTGGGGGACGACGCGACGCTCGAGGAGATCCACGAGGCCTACCGTGTGCAGGTCAAGCGAGCGCACCCCGATCGGCGGAGCGGTAGCCGCTCGGCGTTTCAGCTAGTCACCGATGCTTACGAGCGGTTGCGAGAAGCCGAGGACGACGCGTAA
- a CDS encoding helix-turn-helix domain-containing protein, which yields MSDESVDDRFRITVTVTDEETILDLVDRVDDVVDARVVPDGGADDLVPPQSRPSSVRVDLRDLTPKQWEALELAFKRGYYDQPRSVDLQALSEELDISKSAVSQRLRSAEATVVESVLEGAMSASNG from the coding sequence ATGAGCGACGAGTCGGTTGACGACCGGTTCCGGATCACCGTCACCGTGACTGACGAGGAAACGATTCTGGACCTCGTCGATCGCGTCGACGACGTCGTCGACGCCCGCGTCGTCCCCGACGGTGGGGCCGACGACCTCGTCCCGCCACAGAGCCGTCCCTCGAGCGTCCGGGTCGATCTCCGCGATCTGACGCCGAAACAGTGGGAAGCCCTCGAGTTGGCGTTCAAGAGAGGATACTACGATCAGCCCCGATCGGTCGACCTCCAGGCGCTCTCCGAGGAGCTCGATATCTCGAAATCGGCGGTCTCCCAGCGGCTCCGCTCGGCCGAGGCGACGGTCGTCGAGAGCGTCCTCGAGGGAGCGATGTCGGCGTCGAACGGCTGA
- a CDS encoding DUF3054 domain-containing protein, protein MDTATRAGTGRSLFDRDALPLGVADLAVLVALILVGQRSHDVNIVTEPLASLETIVPFAIGWIAASILVGLYARGVATTPSRVARLTAVSWIAAANVGFILRGSPVFAGDAPWTFTVVMTGTGLVALVGWRVAYAVYATRSA, encoded by the coding sequence ATGGACACGGCAACTCGAGCCGGCACCGGACGCAGTCTCTTCGATCGAGACGCGCTACCGCTCGGTGTCGCCGATCTCGCGGTCCTCGTCGCCTTGATCCTCGTCGGACAGCGTTCCCACGACGTCAATATCGTTACCGAGCCGCTGGCATCGCTGGAGACTATCGTTCCGTTCGCGATCGGCTGGATCGCGGCATCGATTCTGGTCGGGCTGTACGCCCGCGGCGTCGCGACGACTCCCTCTCGAGTCGCCCGCCTGACGGCTGTGAGCTGGATCGCGGCGGCGAACGTGGGCTTCATCCTGCGTGGGTCGCCAGTGTTCGCGGGCGACGCACCGTGGACGTTTACGGTCGTCATGACCGGGACCGGGCTCGTCGCACTGGTCGGCTGGCGAGTCGCGTACGCCGTATACGCGACCCGATCGGCGTAA
- a CDS encoding CDP-alcohol phosphatidyltransferase family protein — protein sequence MTLDQLRPYISPFLDPFVAGFDRVGLTPNGVSVLAFGTAILAGAAFLLGGRADPIWYVAGAVLVFLNGWLDIIDGALAREQDVASSSGDLLDHVLDRYADIVVIGGLAAGILDYFLGFLAVTGVVMTSYLGTQAQAVGLERVYGGAVGRADRLAIIGFVGFLAYPFTGTYGGWGLVGWLLVFLAAVGHLTALQRFAYSWSALD from the coding sequence ATGACGCTGGATCAGCTTCGCCCGTACATCTCGCCGTTTCTCGACCCGTTCGTCGCGGGGTTCGACCGCGTCGGGCTGACGCCGAACGGGGTGAGCGTCCTCGCGTTCGGGACGGCGATCCTGGCCGGGGCCGCCTTCTTGCTCGGTGGCCGCGCCGATCCGATCTGGTACGTCGCCGGGGCGGTGCTGGTCTTCCTCAACGGCTGGCTCGACATCATCGACGGCGCGCTCGCGCGCGAACAGGACGTCGCGTCGTCGTCCGGCGACCTGCTGGATCACGTCCTGGATCGCTACGCCGACATCGTCGTCATCGGCGGCCTCGCGGCCGGGATCCTCGACTACTTCCTCGGCTTCCTGGCCGTGACCGGCGTCGTGATGACATCCTATCTCGGCACGCAGGCCCAGGCGGTCGGCCTCGAGCGGGTCTACGGCGGGGCCGTCGGTCGCGCCGACCGGCTGGCGATCATCGGGTTCGTCGGCTTCCTGGCCTATCCCTTTACGGGTACCTACGGCGGCTGGGGGCTGGTCGGCTGGTTGCTAGTCTTCCTCGCGGCCGTCGGCCACCTGACCGCCCTCCAGCGGTTCGCCTACTCCTGGTCGGCCCTGGACTGA
- a CDS encoding helix-turn-helix domain-containing protein, which produces MATDASAATSSESRGTPLEATLLVDPPDCPLARKAPNAAAVSQTLSCAGDCRTCHSEVTVASRNANGKGNGNGNRTAGRGSGRKRIHTSADIGSDCVCPAISAFDCVFSLESIRDGSLVFTIVVRDRELITDIVAAIRETGGSVRLERITTDEAEAGAGAERDEPSVDAADITAKQREAIELAVELGYYDRPRRTDLQELADRLEISRSAVSQRLNAAESKLLRSFLSS; this is translated from the coding sequence ATGGCCACCGACGCTTCCGCAGCGACGAGTTCGGAGTCGAGGGGCACTCCGCTCGAGGCGACGCTACTCGTCGACCCGCCGGATTGTCCGCTCGCCCGGAAGGCCCCGAACGCGGCGGCGGTCTCCCAGACGCTGTCGTGTGCCGGTGACTGTCGCACCTGTCACAGTGAAGTGACGGTCGCGTCGCGAAATGCGAACGGGAAGGGGAATGGGAACGGGAACCGGACCGCAGGACGGGGCAGCGGTCGCAAGCGGATCCACACGTCGGCCGACATCGGGTCGGACTGTGTCTGCCCGGCGATCTCGGCCTTCGACTGCGTCTTCTCGCTCGAGTCCATCAGGGACGGATCGCTCGTCTTCACGATCGTCGTTCGCGACCGGGAGTTGATTACCGACATCGTCGCCGCGATCCGCGAAACCGGCGGCTCGGTGCGACTCGAGCGAATCACTACCGACGAAGCCGAAGCCGGAGCCGGAGCCGAGCGGGACGAGCCGTCGGTCGACGCGGCCGACATCACGGCCAAGCAGCGGGAGGCGATCGAACTGGCGGTAGAATTGGGCTACTACGACCGGCCCCGTCGGACGGACCTCCAGGAACTTGCCGATAGACTGGAGATTTCGCGATCGGCCGTCTCACAGCGACTCAACGCGGCGGAGTCGAAGTTGCTCAGATCGTTTCTCTCGTCGTGA
- the tpiA gene encoding triose-phosphate isomerase, which produces MFVLVNLKTYPCDPVDVATAVRDVDEATDARLVVAPQAAHLERVAETGVETWAQHVDPIDYGSNTGHALAESLADAGADGTLINHSERRLKLADIDGAVEAAERAGLETVVCANNPEQIGAAAALGPDAVAVEPPELIGTGTPVSQADPEVVEDAVEAARNVDPDVSVLCGAGISTGDDVVAAGDLGAEGVLLASGVAKADDPRAALEDLVDPL; this is translated from the coding sequence ATGTTCGTCCTCGTCAACCTGAAGACGTATCCGTGTGATCCGGTCGACGTCGCGACGGCGGTACGCGACGTCGACGAAGCGACTGACGCCCGGCTGGTGGTCGCCCCGCAGGCGGCCCACCTCGAGCGCGTGGCCGAAACCGGCGTCGAAACCTGGGCCCAGCACGTCGACCCGATCGACTACGGGAGCAACACCGGTCACGCGCTCGCCGAGTCGCTCGCCGACGCGGGGGCGGACGGGACGCTAATCAACCACTCCGAGCGGCGGCTGAAACTCGCCGACATCGACGGCGCCGTCGAGGCGGCCGAACGCGCCGGCCTCGAGACCGTCGTCTGCGCAAACAACCCCGAACAGATCGGTGCCGCGGCGGCGCTCGGGCCGGACGCCGTCGCCGTCGAACCGCCGGAACTCATCGGGACGGGGACCCCGGTCAGCCAGGCCGACCCCGAGGTCGTCGAGGATGCCGTCGAGGCTGCCCGGAACGTCGACCCGGACGTCTCGGTCCTCTGTGGCGCGGGAATCAGTACCGGTGACGACGTCGTCGCGGCCGGCGACCTCGGAGCCGAGGGCGTGTTGCTCGCCAGCGGGGTCGCCAAGGCCGACGATCCGCGGGCCGCGCTCGAGGATCTGGTCGATCCGCTCTGA
- a CDS encoding multiprotein bridging factor aMBF1, which yields MVQCEMCGAETSSPKTIKVEGAKLDVCSNCTDFGTEVTQTSSSGSSTKYSTGSSSSSSGSGGSSSGGSTGGSSSSRSGGSGGSGGRSRSDMFDDMDELATDYDERVRKAREQKGLSQSDLANELNEKASLIRKIERGDTLPSDQVQSKLERFLEIELSAQSGSGDDSEWSGGSSSGSYTLGDVVKRKD from the coding sequence ATGGTTCAGTGCGAGATGTGTGGCGCCGAGACGTCGTCTCCGAAGACCATCAAAGTCGAGGGTGCGAAGTTAGACGTATGTTCGAACTGCACCGATTTCGGCACCGAGGTCACCCAGACCTCTAGCTCCGGCTCCTCGACGAAGTACTCGACCGGCTCGAGCAGTTCCTCGTCGGGTTCGGGCGGCTCGAGTTCGGGTGGCTCGACGGGCGGAAGCTCCTCGAGTCGTTCCGGCGGTTCCGGTGGCTCCGGCGGTCGCTCCCGCTCGGACATGTTCGACGACATGGACGAACTCGCCACCGACTACGACGAGCGCGTCCGGAAGGCCCGCGAGCAGAAGGGGCTCAGCCAGTCCGATCTCGCCAACGAGTTGAACGAGAAGGCGAGCCTCATCCGGAAGATCGAGCGCGGCGACACCCTGCCCAGCGACCAGGTCCAGTCGAAACTCGAGCGGTTCCTCGAGATCGAACTCAGCGCCCAGAGTGGTTCCGGCGACGATTCGGAGTGGTCCGGCGGCTCCTCGTCGGGCAGCTACACGCTGGGCGACGTCGTCAAACGCAAGGACTGA